In the Urocitellus parryii isolate mUroPar1 chromosome 1, mUroPar1.hap1, whole genome shotgun sequence genome, GTTGGAGGATGGACTTGAGAGGGACAGTCTAGAGGCCAACAGGCCAGAGGGGAGGCTGCAAaatagctcagaggcagaagcAATAGCACAGGAGTGGGGAGGGCCCAGGTCCCAAGTCGGTGGGGACATTCCATGCCTACAGGGGTGTAGCAGCTGCAAGGGGACCTGGGGCCCAGCGAGGCAGGTTTGCCCACAGCTGTCCATCAGAAGGAGAGCCCTGGTGTGGATCTGCAGTATCTGTCCACATTCTCATAGAGTGTGCAATGCTCAGAGCCCAACAGCAGACTCCAGTTCTGCTGGGTCCACATCCCCTAGCTCAGGGAGACTTTAGGCAACTCCAGGAAACAGCTAGAAGGCCCCATGGGAGGAAATTGAGACCCAAGAGCACAATGACTTGCTCGAGCCACAGGGTGAGTGAGGCAGAGATCAGAGCAGAGCTTGCAGCTCACCTTCCACAACTCTCATCAGTGTCAACATACAGAATGTCATTTCCACATCCGTGGCCCTCAGCATAGGCCCTGGCATGTGATGGAAATCTGAAAAGTGtttgcaaataaatgaatgagcaatgaatggatggatggttggaggggtggatggatggatgggtaagtGAAGAGATGAATGGGTAGATGAATAGGAGAATGAATAgatgggtgggtgagtggatggatgggtggatggatgaatggagggatggatgaatgaatggatggttGAGTAGATTGATGGATGGGCagatagatgggtagatggatggaaggGTAGATGGATAGGTGGATGAAGGGATAGAGAAGGGATGGgcgggtgggtggatggatggaaggaggGATGGATAGATAGGTGGATAGATGGATTGGTGAATggctggagggatggagggagggatgggtagatgggtgggtagatggatgaatggaggaagggagggatggatgggtggatgaaggGATGGTTGAGTGGATGCatggacaggtggatggatggatgggtagatggatgagtggataaagagaTAAttgagtagatggatggatggattccACAGTctacaggaagagaaagaaaatgacatttactGAGCAACTTGTACGTGCTAGGTGTTCTACCGACACTCTTTCCTGCACTGCTATCAACAGATGACATGGGACCAGGAGCTGTCATTCACACAATGAGCTTCCTCAGTGTCACTCAGCTCATGGGTGCAGTGTCCCCTAATGCCCTACCTGGCTTGTCCCAGTGACTTTATCTAAATCTCACTCTGTCTCTTTACCTTTTGTGCaagtgtcttttttcttttaatagcccAGCAATTtggctttcttctctttcccctcctggACCAttgcccagcctcctccctgagcctctgTGGTTTCACCCAATTCATTCACATCAAAAGAGTCCTCTTCCCAAAGCAAAGTTCTGTTTAGGTTACCCCAGGCCTTTCGTCTAACCCTTGCATCTTCCCCAAACAGCTACACTCTTGGTCTGGCCTTCGAGGACCCACTCCTGACTCTGCTGTCCTCTCTTCCCACTGACTTGAGCAACCCTATGGTAAGAGCTGGTGCACAGTAGGAGCTCAATCAATGCTGAATACAATGGGTTTCTCCCTTAGCCCAGCAGTCCCATCAGGTGATAGATCAGCACCTGACTATCTGAGTGCTACACTGCAGGGGTAAGTTATGGGGCTGGGCCTAAATTGGAGGCCCATCTCCACCACGACGcctaagtggcagagctgagccTCCAACTTAAGTCTCCAGAATGGAAGGACAACATAATTAGAGAGACAGGCCCATGCGTTCTGGAGCAAGGGCCCTCTGTCCATGTCCTAGCTGGGTGGCCTTTGACAAGTTCCCTGAGACCTTTATTGGGATCCTTTTGAAATGGAGGCAAAATGTTCTACTTTAGGGAGTCCTTGgaggaattaaatgagatatcaTTTGGGAAATGCTTCTGGAGAGTCTTGGCCACCATGTAGCAGAACCCTGGCTGCTGTTCACAAGACCCCTCCAGGGTCCCCTCCTGTGTGTGAAGGCTGCCTTACCTGTCTGTGGCTCCCTGGGGTGCAGTGACTTCGGTCCCACTCCACACCTGCAGCTTGAGGGGTTTCTCCTCCTGCCACCTGGGTCCTCGGCTGTGGCTCCGTGACAGCTGAGAGTTGTTCAGCCTTAGGGACCTCAGGGAAGCCTCATGGGAGCCACGGTGCCCAGGCCTGCAGCAGAAGAGCTGCTGGTAAGCCGTGCGGAAGTCCCTGTTGAGCGCAGCATACAGGATGGGGTTCAGGGCCGAGTTGGCGTAGCCCAGCCACAGCACAACGGCTTCAAACACCTCATTGACGGCATCGTCCCCTTTCAGCCCACGGTAGACAAACACGGTGAAGTAGGGAAACCAGCAGATGATGAATGCACCCAGCACGACAGCCAGAGCCACAGTGGCTTTGTGCTCCCTGATGGTAGCCGCCCCGCAGGAGCTCATGTGGTTGATCCTCCTGGCCTGCTCCCGGGCGATCTTGAAGATGCGATAGTAGGTGACACACATGACCAGCAGAGGCAGGTAGAAGGTGACCAGCCCGTCCACCAGCCCGTACACCTCGTTGACCTGCACATGGCACCTGCGGGTAGTGTCGTTGCCCTTGCTGGCCTCACTCCCGCTGTTCCAGCCCAGGTGAATAGACAGGAAGGACAGGGTGATGGAGATGACCCAGATGAAGACCAGGGAGATGGCCACACGAGCTGGGGTGACCATCACAGGGTACCGCAGTGGGTCCGTGACGGCGCAGTAGCGGTCGAGGCTGATCATGAAGAGGTTGAGGATGGAGGCCGTGCAGAGCATCACGTCTAGGCTGGTGTAGACGTCGCAGAAGACCTTGCCGAAGGTCCACCTGCAGGACAGCTGGTAGATGGCAGAGAAGGGCAGCACCAGGAGGCCTAGGAGCAGGTCAGTGACCGCCAAGGACACGATGAAGCAGTTGGTGAGGCTGCGGAGCCGGCGGTTCAGGCCCACAGCCAGGCAGACTACCACGTTGCCAGCGACAGTGACGAGGATGAGGACTGCTAGCACCATGCTGAGGGTGACCTTGAACACGGTGGACTCCAGGCCACAGGAAGGGGCTGTGCCATTGGACGCCATCCTGGCTCCCAAAgctcctgccctgcccttggCCTTTTGGTTCCAGCCACTGGGCTCCAGACTCCCAAGAGAGCCCAAGGAAAGGGTCCATGTGAGTGAAGACTTCAGCGAATGACCCAACGCTGTTTTCTAGAAATAAACCAAGCAGTCCCATAGGTGTGGGGCATGGATATGAATAACGAAGAGCCAAGGGCGGGGACTTGAAGCCAGGCTGGGCGCTCAAGCTCCAGAGGTTCCCGAGGAGCCAGCTTCCTCCCAGGGCTGCGATAGCTCTCCAATCTCCAGGCTCTGCACGGGGACAGAGGCACCAGAGTGCGGCACTGAGGTGGCCTTGATTCTATGTGGGAGGGATCTCACACAGACGTAGCCGTATCCTTCTCCGGAGCCGGCACCCACTTCTGTCCATGTTATTGGGTAGAGGATGGGTGGTCTCCCTTTCTGGGGCGACTGGAGCAGGAGCTGAAAAAGTGAAGGGCAAGTGTTGAGCCTCTGAAATGAGACCAGGAGCCCGAGGGCATTCAAGGTGAGTTTCTAGCCCTGCATCCCCTGGCAGGACTCTGGGGGCGTGGGGCCCATCTGGGTGCCTTGCTTTGCAGAGACTGGGGCAATCAGGATACAGGGCGGGGAGGGCAGGAGCAGGATACACCATATCCTGGGGGAAACTGCGGGAAGGGCTAGGAATATCTATACAGAAGAGGAAGGACCTGGGCACCGGCTCTCGGCTACGGGAGAACAGGGACTGCACCGGTCTGTCTCCTTCCAGGTTCCGGAGCCCACAGATAGGTAGCATCCCATGAATGAATGACAGGCTGAATGGATGAATGACAGAAGCACTCGGTTTGCTCTTGAAAGTGCTGAGAGCCATGTCCGGTGCTGCTGTTGTGACAAAACATCATCACACTTTTAAGTTAGGAGTCAACAAACTTTCAGGAAAAGGGCAGGTGGTATATTTCCTGCTTGGTGGCCAGTAAGGCATCTGTCACAAAGATTCAACCATGCCACATTCAAGAGAGCATGGCTGTGCTCCGATAAAACCTCAAGGAGGATGCGGCCATGTGCGTTTCAAGCATCGCAAAATCTTCTCTCGGCTTTTTCCGATGATTTAAAAACCTGGaaccttctttccctccctcctatAAAGATCACTTCAATCAAACAGCTGCACACACGATGCCTCTTGGTTAAATGAGAGTCCCTGGTCACCAGGGTATCTCCAAGACTCCTTCTGTTGGCCACATTCTGCTTCCAGCAGAACAAGCCAAGGCTGTGCCAGTTCCTGGGCTCCTCAGGCACATCCATACTCCAGAGCAGCCAGCAGGGGATGTCCCCAGGTCGGACAGTGCCAGAATGGAGTGGCTGGCAGAAGCCCTGCCAGAAGCAAGCTAGTCTCCAGGAGGCAGGAactggcctccctcagcctcccgtctggAGTGGCTTTGCATCCTGACACGAGAAGTACCATTGAATGAGAAGGACTGAGGGGCAGGAATCACGTTCCTGATCACCTTCTGCTGCCCTCGTGGTCACCCGGCCCTGTGAGCTGGCCTCTGGGCACTAGTTTTAGAAGGTCTGTTCAGTACAAAAGTGGCCCAAATAGCAGGAGTCCCACTGCCACACTTAGTTAACTTTGGAGGGGTagcaataggattttttttttttttaagaatccctGTTTCTGATCAGATTTCTCTGAGCTTCATTAAAAGCTGAGTGTAGATCGCCATTTTGGCATTGGGCTGGCATTTCAGTGTTCAGGGAAAGCTTCAGACCTGAGTGAACGCTTCTCGTCTTCTGGCCTCTCCTGGCCTCTCCTGGAGTCTCctggcctctcctctcctctccctgcctctcctccgtcctttccccctccccccttctttcttcctttcccttcctccctctcttcactCCCTTGATATGCTTCAACAGGTATTTCCTGGAGAATCTCACCACACCAGGTGCTTCTCTGGGTGCTGCTCCTGGTGCCAGGGGTACCAGGTGCTGGGGGACCGAGTGCCGGGGGAACCAGGTCCCATGGACAAGAGCTGTGCTTCTTTCCTTCATGGAGTTTCCAAGGAGTCGCTCCCAGCCATTGCTGTGTTAAGCCAAGTGCCCCAGCAGTCTGGGGGGACCTCCAGTGAAGGCAGGGGTCTTCAGGCAGGGCTCATTCCCCTTACACCTGTGGGTCACGTTGCTAACTTGCACATCAGCTTCCAATGGCTCCCTTTTGCTCACAAGAAAGAATCGTCACTGTCACCATCACAGCCTATGTGAAGGGCACTCTCCCCAACGTTTTCTCAAACATCCAGTGTTCAGTGCAGTAAACCAAGCATCCTTGATACAGGCAGCAAAGACTGGCCCTTGGGCCATGACACACCCAGGCACTTACATTGCCAGGTGACGGGTGCTGGCCATCTGGTGTGAGGGGGCCCCTAGACTGTGTCTGTGCCTCtgtcgtaagcaagcaggggtccAAACACACCTGCACATTACTCAGCAACTTCTTTTCCTTGGTTTCTTTTAAAATCCCCAGTGCATCATGGACATCTCTCAGGTAACTAGATTCAGCCCACTCTTTCTGGATCCAGTGTGTGGCAATGCAAGCCAACACAGGAGTCCCTGGGCAAGGACATCTGTGCTGGCAGGTTTGCAAGTGGCAAGAAATGGAAACACTGGGAGCATCAGTGCAGGGACAGTGCACAAATACACATGCATATTAAACACGACTGACCTGCACAGCAGCCTcacagggggagggggggagtcATCCACTCCACACAACGTCCAGGAGAGCAAGGCTCACAGGGACCAGGTGACGTCACACTCCCAATTAGCAGcacagcctgggttcaatctcagggCTAATGTTTGGtcaagtgtcccccaaaggccatgtTATGGAAGGCGGGGTCTCCAGCGTGGTCCTATTAGGAAGTACTGGATCCTTCGaggtggggctcagtgggagaaactgggtcttgggggtgtgcccttgaaagggatattgggaccccacATCAGGGCCAAGGGACCCTGGAACGAAACctccgaaactgtgagccaaCATAAACCCTTTTCCCCTtgaagttgattatctcaggtactttgtcatcGCGATGGACAGCTGCTCCGCACACTCAGTTCAGTTCCTTTGACCAGTTTTTAATGCCGGTTCTTGGATCAGAGCAGACGTCCAGCTCTTTCCAACTGCCTCTCACCAAACACTCCTGCACTGTCCCAGCTTCACCATTAAGGCAACTGAGCACCCCCAGGCACAGCAgcctctctctcctgcctctgcctttgtCGTCCCCACACCTGGGGCCCCTTTGCCTACACTCAGTTCAGCTCCTGGCCTTCCATGATTCAGTACAGGTGACTGTCTCCTAGATGCTGGAGGAAGAAGCAATGTCCCCTGCACTTAGATTCTGAGCACCTGCCACTCTGTACTGTTACCATGGCTTTGTCTTGTCCCCACACTGGAGAGGGAACCATCTAGGGCAGGGGCCGGATCCTTTCCACCTTGCCCTACCCCTGTGTCTTCCTTGTCACCCATCCCTCAGTCCTTCCTTCCTGCAcccatcctcccttccctccctccatccctcccccaTTCCCTCTGGTCTCTGTAACAGGAGGAGTACAGAGACAGGTagtgtgtatacatatgcatgCTGTTTTCCTACACTGGGATCCTCTAAGTGGAGCTCATCCTGGGATCTTGGTCACTGGAGGTCCGTCTGAGTGGTAGGTGAGAGGTGCCTCTAACGTCCCCAGCGTTTTATATCAGACATTTCCAAGCATTCTGGAGAGCTGACAGAAATAACCCAGTGTGCATGGCATCTCGTCCTCCTGTCACACAGATTTGGCAATGGCCTTCTCCACTcttttgggggtgtgtgtgtgtatgagaaaaGACGCTTGCTtgcccagccccttcctgtcgGCGCAGCCCGCAGCTGTGTGGGTGTGCGCTTCACTGCTTCCTCTTGTGTCTTCCCATCTTGCCTTAGCACCCTCAGGAAAGGCACTTTCTGGAGAATTTCTCAAGAGCAGGTCCTCCTCTCCATGACCCGTGAGGGAGATTTCCTATCTCCATTGAAAGGCGTCACCAGCCACTGCAGCCTCAGCAGTGAAGAGGTGGCTCGCTCTGCATCTCACCTGGGCTGGCCTCCATGCACTGCACTCAGGGGCAGTCACAGCAGGGCCTCCATGCATCTTGCAGACCCCCTCTGGCCACACCAGCTCTGTGTGGGGAAGTCTGCTGGACACTTCCCATCCTAGCTGGCTTGTCCTTGGCCTGGCACGTGGTGACCTGGCCTTGCTGCTTTGGCCTCGCTTCTGCCTGTGGGCTTGGGGTGCTTTCTGTGCCCTGAAACAACACTTCCAGAAACAGCTACAATGACCCAGTGAGAGGGTCCTGGTCCTGAAAATGGCAGGTCCATCCTGTTCCACCTTGGCGTTCCGTGCGCACCGTCAGGAacaccctcctccctcctgctcctctggCAAGCCTGGCCTCTGGTGGCCTCGGGTGGTGTCCTCTAGTTTTCCAGAGGTGGCTTCTCCATCCCTCTCCTTCCAGCTCTCACCTGCCCCACCGCCAGCAGGGGCCAGGAAGAGGGTTCCTTGACTACGCTGGCACAGTGCTGAGTTTCCAGGGCCTCAGGGGACCTTCTTCCTGGTGGGTCCTTGTGATTCGCCATCAGAACCTGTGCTGCCTGGAGCTGAGCCGGGGTGAGCCAGGAAGGCCTCTCTCCTATCTTGCCTCCAGTGACAGTATGGGGACTGGAGGGTGGGGGCCACCCAGGCCTGCCCGATGGCCTGCTGCCCCCACTGCTCCTCCAGGACACCCCAGGAGAGGGCTGCTGGAGGGCTG is a window encoding:
- the Hrh2 gene encoding histamine H2 receptor isoform X1, with protein sequence MASNGTAPSCGLESTVFKVTLSMVLAVLILVTVAGNVVVCLAVGLNRRLRSLTNCFIVSLAVTDLLLGLLVLPFSAIYQLSCRWTFGKVFCDVYTSLDVMLCTASILNLFMISLDRYCAVTDPLRYPVMVTPARVAISLVFIWVISITLSFLSIHLGWNSGSEASKGNDTTRRCHVQVNEVYGLVDGLVTFYLPLLVMCVTYYRIFKIAREQARRINHMSSCGAATIREHKATVALAVVLGAFIICWFPYFTVFVYRGLKGDDAVNEVFEAVVLWLGYANSALNPILYAALNRDFRTAYQQLFCCRPGHRGSHEASLRSLRLNNSQLSRSHSRGPRWQEEKPLKLQVWSGTEVTAPQGATDRKPALSCTTCANSLLNCCKSLWGLRFLHRQQRCPSEELSGEPLPEDTPTTLSQEAV
- the Hrh2 gene encoding histamine H2 receptor isoform X2, which encodes MASNGTAPSCGLESTVFKVTLSMVLAVLILVTVAGNVVVCLAVGLNRRLRSLTNCFIVSLAVTDLLLGLLVLPFSAIYQLSCRWTFGKVFCDVYTSLDVMLCTASILNLFMISLDRYCAVTDPLRYPVMVTPARVAISLVFIWVISITLSFLSIHLGWNSGSEASKGNDTTRRCHVQVNEVYGLVDGLVTFYLPLLVMCVTYYRIFKIAREQARRINHMSSCGAATIREHKATVALAVVLGAFIICWFPYFTVFVYRGLKGDDAVNEVFEAVVLWLGYANSALNPILYAALNRDFRTAYQQLFCCRPGHRGSHEASLRSLRLNNSQLSRSHSRGPRWQEEKPLKLQVWSGTEVTAPQGATDREFGK